From Sinorhizobium sp. B11:
TTGATCGCCGAGGGCCTCTGGCCCAACAAGGCGCATGTCGATGGCGAAGGCATCAACGTTCTCACCGGCGCCGATCCCGTGGCGCCCTATGGCGGCGCTGCCGTCCATGACAACAAGGTCTGGCTTCGCAAGGACGTCATATGACGCAATCTAAGGCAAAAGTGGAAATCGTCGGCAAGGAGACCCTATCCGACGGCTGGACGAAGCTGACCGGTTATCGGATCGATTATACCGATCGAAATGGCGTGACCCATCGCCTGCCGCGCGAGGTTTATCACCGCACGCCTGCCGCCTGTATCCTGCTTTATGATCCGAAGCGCGATGTCGTCGTGCTGGTGAAGCAGTTCCGCCTGCCGGCCTATGTAAACGGCGATCCCGCCTGGATGATCGAAGTGCCTGCCGGCCTGCTGGACGGCGACGAACCCGAGGCCGCGATCCGCCGCGAAGCGATGGAGGAAACGGGATATACGGTCCGTGACGTCCGCTTCCTCTTCAAGTCCTATCCGGCGCCAGGCTCCATTACCGAAGTGGTCCATTTCTTTGCCGCGACGATCGATATCGGCGATCGCACATCCGACGGCGGTGGTCTCGAGGAAGAGCACGAGGACATCGAGGTACTGGAAATTCCGCTGCCGGAAGCTCTAGCGATGGTCGAAAGGGGAGAGATCATCGATCTCAAGACGATTACGCTGCTGCAATGGGTATTGTTGAACAAAGGCGAAGTTCGGAAGCGGGCAAGCTGATCGATATCCGATCCGTCGATTTGCCCGGGACGGATCGAGATAATCCGCGACGAGGTCAGTTCTCCCCGCGAACGCGCATCATTTGACGAAAGGCGCGCCGCCTTAGTGCAGGTATCGCGTTTATGGTGCGCATGACGCCGCGTGTGACGCCGAGCTGAAGCCTGCCGACAATCGGCCGATGGGCCAGATCGCGGGCATCCATCTGCTTTTTCGATTCCTGGACTGCTTCCTTACTGTAGCGAAGCATCTCGATTTCGTAGGCTCGTATGGCTTCGAGGAGGGGCTTTCGGCCCTGGTCCGCTTCGACCAGCATGCGTCCGAGCAGAGCGGCATCGCGAAGCGCCGTATTGGCACCTGCGCCACGTCCCGGTGTCATCGTATGCACGGCGTCGCCGAGCAGAGTGACATTCGAGCTCGTCCAGGGCGTCGGTGGTACGGAAGTCCTCATCATGACATCGTGGATCGTCGCTGGTTCCGTCATGCGGATAAGCGCCTGCAGGTGCGGATGCCAGTCCCGAGTGATCTCCAGGCCGAGCTCGCGCAATTGTTCGCCGCTCAGCCCGGCCGGATCCTGCGGGAAGTTCTGCCGAGCGCCCCATAAGCCCCAGCCGATACTATCCTCGTCGAGCGCCTCGACGAAATCCGGCCACCGGGCAGCAAAATCAGGGTCGCTTCTGCTGTGGGCGAACTCGAGTGAATGAATGATGGCGCCAAAGCCCATCGGCGCCATAATCAGCGACATGCCCTTGAACATTTTGTCCGACAGCAGAGCCTTCGTTTCGGCTGTCATGGGAATTTTGCCCCCGAGCGAGACGATCCCCGTGTCTTCGAGGCGCGCTTCCGGCAGACGTTGCTTGCGCAAAGTCGAACTCGTGCCGTCCGCCCCCACAAGGACTTCACCTGTCGCGAGGCTTCCATCCTGAAAACGAGCGGTAATCGATCCGTCGGCATTATTTGTGTAAGCTTCAAACGTCTTCCCGAAGTATACCTCTGCTTCAAGCCCCCTGAGCAGAACCCGTCGCAGCGTCTTTCGAATGACGTTCCGTTCGCCATCCAGAGCATTCGGGCCCGCATCTTCGATATCGAAGCTCAGCACTTCGCCGAATTGTTCGGTCAGCATGTTGAAATAGCGCGGCGACCTGGCGCAGGTAGCGACATAGAGGTCGTAGAGTTCGTCGGGGACACAGGCTTTCAGCGCGCGGCTTCCAGCCGGGCTGATGCCGACGCGATACCCGCCGGTGTCGGCGTTCGGTGCGCGGTCTCGCTCGTACACCGCAACGCTGATGCCGGCCCCCTTGAGCAGATGAGCGAGCGCCAGACCGCCAGTCCCGGCGCCGATAATCAAAACCTTCATGGTCCTAGTCCTGGTCGAGTTTGGGGTCGATGGTGAATTGGGTGGCGATCTGCCTCAGCCACTCTTCCGTCCAGGTGATGCGCTGGGTGCGCAGGTCCGCGACAACGCGGGTGACCCAGGACAATTCGGTTGCGTGAAGCGCTCGGAGATATTCCATCTCGAGCAGGAAGAGCCTTGGAACGGCCTGCGCTTCGTGCAGAGTTTCGTCGATCCGGCGAAGCTCCGCCTCAATGGCTTTTGCTCTGAGCTCAAGCTGGCTTGCCACATCGTCAGGCGAAAGCAGCGGAAGAAATGATATGGCTGCGGGGAATTCCGGATATTCCCGCGTTGGGGTCGACAAGATCGCCCGCATCCAGTCCAGCGCGACGTCACGGCCTTTCCTGGTTATCTCGTACACAGTCCGCTCGGGACGCTTGTCATCCCGGATTGTTTTGCGTGGGGTGATCAAGGCTTCGCGCTCAAGGCGCTGGATCGTCTGATAAAGGCTCGCCCTCTGCGTGACATTGATCACCTCGTCCTTACCGCGCTCCTTGATGAGTTGCTGCATTCGATAAGGATGCAGCGGCTCTTCCATGAGCATTGCAAGGACGGCGAGGGCGATTGGAGAGCGTTTGATCGATGTCATAGTCATAGTATTACTAGTAAGATTATGACTAGTCAACGTGACGATTCGGGCCTGCTGATGCCTCGGCAAATGCCGGGCCGCATTGGTGACCATGGATGAGCGAGCGAGGCATGCGACCATTTCCAACGTCTTGGCCAACGAAGTGGTGGGCAAGGTCGGCGGGTCGAGAACGGTCACGCTGTCAAAAATGGTGGAAGGTCGTCTTCGCGTCCGTGGCGATGGCCACGTCGAACGCCGCCAGTCCTGCTGGCTTTATGGATAGCGGCAGGATTGCCAGCCGCCTTGCACCCGCCTCAGGCTCTTGCCGCCTGAAGGCAGGTATTCCCATTTTTCGCCAGACCTCGGAATGCCCGATGACGCAAGACCTCTCGGCACTTTTGCGGGAATTGCTTCAGTCGCCGATCAACGAAATAAGCTGGGATTTCGGAGCGGTGGCGGAAGCTGTTGCCCCAACCGCTTTCCCGCCTTCCATCTTCACCTTGCCTTCCGCAAAGAGACGGAGAGCCTGCGGGTAAAGCTGGTGCTCGATGGTCAGCACGCGTCCGGCTAACGCTTCGGCAGTGTCGCCCGCAAGCACAGGCACGGCGGCCTGGCCGATGACCGGCCCCTCATCCATGCCTTCGGTAACGAAATGCACCGTGCAGCCGGCAATGCGCATGCCGGCATCAATCGCCCGCTGATGCGTATGCAGTCCCGGAAAGAGCGGCAGAAGAGAAGGATGGATATTGATGATCCGGCCTTCATGGCGCTGGATGAACGAGCCCGAAAGCAGCCGCATATAGCCGGCAAGGCAGATGATGTCAGGCGAAAGCTCGTCAAGTGCGGCAAGGATCGCCGCCTCGTGCGCGTCCTTGCTCGCATAGTCCTTGCGCACGAAGGCAAAGGTCGCAATGCCCTCGGCGGCCGCCTTGGCAAGCCCGCCGGCATCGGCCTTGTCGGAGATCACGCCGACGATCTCTGCCGGATAGTCAGTCGATTTTGCCGCCTGCACCAAGGCCATCATGTTGGAGCCGCCGCCGGAAATAAAGACGACGATGCGTTTGCGCGGTGAGCTCATAGGGCGAGCGTACCCTTGTAGATCGTGCCGGCTTCGCCTTCCGCCCTGGCGACCATACCGCCGAGCGTGATCACCTTCTCGCCTTCGGCTTCGAGCACCTTGGAAACGGCGGCAACATTCTCCTGCGCAACGACGACGATCATGCCGATGCCGCAATTGAAGGTGCGCAGCATTTCCTTTGCTTCGACGCCACCCGTCTTGGCAAGCCACGAGAAGACCGGGGCACCTTGACGGCGGCGAGGTCGATCTCGGCGGCGAGATGCTTCGGCAGCACGCGCGGAATATTTTCAGGAAAACCGCCGCCGGTAATGTGCGCGAGCGCCTTCAGCGCGCCCGTCTCGCGGATCGCCTTCAGGAGCGGCTTCACATAGATACGGGTCGGCGTCAGCAGCGCCTCGCCGAGCTTCTTGCCCTCGGCAAAGGGGGCAGGCGCATCCCAGTCGAGCCCGGAAAGCGAAACGATCTTGCGCACCAGCGAGAAGCCGTTGGAATGGACGCCCGATGAGGAGAGGCCAAGGATGACGTCGCCTTCGGCAATATCGCCCGACGGCAGCAGCTTGCCGCGTTCGGCGGCGCCAACGGCAAATCCGGCCAGGTCATAATCGCCGGAGGAATACATGCCCGGCATTTCGGCCGTTTCGCCGCCGATCAGCGCGCAGCCCGCCTCGCGGCAGCCGGCAGCAATGCCGCCAACGATCGCCGCACCCTGGTCCGGGTCGAGCTTGCCGGTCGCGAAATAGTCGAGAAAGAAGAGGGGCTCGGCACCCTGGACGACGAGATCGTTAACGCACATGGCGACGAGGTCGATGCCGACGGTCTCGTGATAGTCCGCGTCGATCGCGATCTTCAGCTTGGTGCCGACGCCGTCATTGGCGGCAACCAGGACCGGATCGGTGAAACCTGCGGCCTTGAGGTCGAACAGGCCGCCGAAGCCGCCGATCTCGCCGTCGGCACCCGGACGGCGCGTGGAGCGCACGGCCGGCTTGATCTTCTCCACCATCAGGTTCCCGGCATCGAT
This genomic window contains:
- a CDS encoding NUDIX domain-containing protein; the encoded protein is MTQSKAKVEIVGKETLSDGWTKLTGYRIDYTDRNGVTHRLPREVYHRTPAACILLYDPKRDVVVLVKQFRLPAYVNGDPAWMIEVPAGLLDGDEPEAAIRREAMEETGYTVRDVRFLFKSYPAPGSITEVVHFFAATIDIGDRTSDGGGLEEEHEDIEVLEIPLPEALAMVERGEIIDLKTITLLQWVLLNKGEVRKRAS
- a CDS encoding FAD-dependent monooxygenase → MKVLIIGAGTGGLALAHLLKGAGISVAVYERDRAPNADTGGYRVGISPAGSRALKACVPDELYDLYVATCARSPRYFNMLTEQFGEVLSFDIEDAGPNALDGERNVIRKTLRRVLLRGLEAEVYFGKTFEAYTNNADGSITARFQDGSLATGEVLVGADGTSSTLRKQRLPEARLEDTGIVSLGGKIPMTAETKALLSDKMFKGMSLIMAPMGFGAIIHSLEFAHSRSDPDFAARWPDFVEALDEDSIGWGLWGARQNFPQDPAGLSGEQLRELGLEITRDWHPHLQALIRMTEPATIHDVMMRTSVPPTPWTSSNVTLLGDAVHTMTPGRGAGANTALRDAALLGRMLVEADQGRKPLLEAIRAYEIEMLRYSKEAVQESKKQMDARDLAHRPIVGRLQLGVTRGVMRTINAIPALRRRAFRQMMRVRGEN
- a CDS encoding PadR family transcriptional regulator, which gives rise to MTSIKRSPIALAVLAMLMEEPLHPYRMQQLIKERGKDEVINVTQRASLYQTIQRLEREALITPRKTIRDDKRPERTVYEITRKGRDVALDWMRAILSTPTREYPEFPAAISFLPLLSPDDVASQLELRAKAIEAELRRIDETLHEAQAVPRLFLLEMEYLRALHATELSWVTRVVADLRTQRITWTEEWLRQIATQFTIDPKLDQD
- the purN gene encoding phosphoribosylglycinamide formyltransferase, encoding MSSPRKRIVVFISGGGSNMMALVQAAKSTDYPAEIVGVISDKADAGGLAKAAAEGIATFAFVRKDYASKDAHEAAILAALDELSPDIICLAGYMRLLSGSFIQRHEGRIINIHPSLLPLFPGLHTHQRAIDAGMRIAGCTVHFVTEGMDEGPVIGQAAVPVLAGDTAEALAGRVLTIEHQLYPQALRLFAEGKVKMEGGKAVGATASATAPKSQLISLIGD